A region from the Gemmatimonadales bacterium genome encodes:
- a CDS encoding HTH domain-containing protein, with product MANGDASLPGYRGLRGQILLEVKKSQPVTAKQLSSVFGVSANAIRRHLKELELAGLVHFGREQHGLGAPAFAYRLTDEGEALFPNGYRDALTELLEQVAERDGRGAVVRLFEERYAQLTRKLQSELAVAPHERRLDVVARIMTEAGYMADWSETDGAFQFAEHNCALRAVVQRFPEVCAAEEQFLKDVLGAEVERRAHIVNGCNACEYAISFGAASPVVVPTPRKTAAPDQRQP from the coding sequence ATGGCTAACGGCGACGCTTCCCTACCCGGATATCGGGGCCTCAGAGGGCAGATCCTCCTCGAGGTCAAGAAGTCTCAACCTGTTACAGCTAAGCAGCTTAGCTCAGTTTTTGGGGTGTCCGCCAATGCCATCAGGCGGCACCTGAAGGAACTCGAGCTGGCTGGCCTCGTTCACTTCGGGCGTGAACAGCACGGCCTCGGCGCCCCCGCCTTCGCCTACCGCCTCACCGATGAGGGCGAAGCCCTCTTCCCCAACGGCTACCGCGACGCGCTGACCGAACTCCTGGAGCAGGTGGCCGAGCGAGACGGGCGCGGCGCGGTGGTGCGGCTCTTCGAGGAGCGCTACGCGCAGCTCACGCGCAAGCTACAGAGCGAGCTGGCGGTGGCGCCGCATGAGCGCCGCCTGGACGTCGTCGCCCGCATCATGACCGAAGCGGGCTACATGGCGGACTGGAGCGAAACTGACGGCGCCTTCCAGTTCGCGGAGCACAACTGCGCGCTGCGCGCGGTCGTTCAACGGTTCCCGGAGGTCTGCGCGGCCGAAGAGCAGTTCCTCAAGGACGTCCTGGGCGCCGAGGTGGAGCGGCGGGCTCACATCGTCAACGGCTGCAACGCGTGCGAGTACGCGATCAGCTTCGGCGCGGCTTCACCCGTCGTAGTCCCCACGCCCCGCAAGACGGCAGCGCCGGACCAGAGGCAGCCATGA
- the sufB gene encoding Fe-S cluster assembly protein SufB — MSTMIEAQVLQPYKYGFVTDIGAEVIPPGLNEDIVRLISAKKREPEFMLEWRLKGYRHWLTMKEPTWANVHYLPIDYQSIVYFSAPKQEKKLGSLEEVDPKLLETFDKLGIPISEQKRLAGVAVDAVFDSVSVATTFKGELAKAGVIFGAFSDAVRDHPELVEKYLGTVVPYTDNYFAALNAAVFSDGSFAYIPKGVRCPLELSTYFRINAASSGQFERTLIIAEEGAYVSYLEGCSAPVRDENQLHAAVVELIAFDNAQIKYSTVQNWYPGDENGKGGIFNFVTKRGKCAGVNSKISWTQVETGSAITWKYPGCILQGDGSVGEFYSVAVTNNRQQADTGTKMIHIGKNTKSTIVSKGISAGKGQNTYRGLVKIMKGATGARNYSQCDSMLIGDQCGAHTFPYIDVRNSTAIMEHEASTSKIGEDQIFYCKQRGLSAEDAVSMIVNGFCKEVFKELPMEFAVEAQNLLGISLEGSVG; from the coding sequence ATGAGCACGATGATCGAAGCCCAGGTCCTCCAGCCCTACAAGTACGGCTTCGTGACCGACATCGGTGCGGAAGTCATACCGCCGGGCCTCAACGAGGACATCGTCCGACTCATCTCGGCCAAGAAGCGCGAGCCCGAGTTCATGCTGGAATGGCGACTCAAGGGTTACCGCCACTGGCTGACGATGAAGGAGCCGACCTGGGCGAACGTCCACTATCTGCCCATTGACTACCAGTCGATCGTGTATTTCTCGGCGCCGAAGCAGGAGAAGAAGCTCGGAAGCCTCGAAGAGGTGGACCCGAAGCTCCTCGAGACGTTCGACAAGCTCGGCATCCCGATCTCGGAGCAGAAGCGCCTCGCGGGCGTCGCGGTGGACGCCGTGTTCGACAGCGTTTCAGTCGCTACCACGTTCAAGGGGGAGCTCGCCAAGGCGGGCGTCATCTTCGGCGCCTTCTCCGACGCGGTGCGCGACCATCCGGAGCTGGTCGAGAAGTACCTCGGGACGGTGGTGCCCTACACCGACAACTACTTCGCGGCGCTGAACGCGGCGGTATTCAGCGACGGCTCCTTCGCCTATATCCCGAAGGGCGTCCGCTGCCCGCTCGAGCTCTCGACCTACTTCCGCATCAATGCCGCGTCGTCGGGACAGTTCGAGCGCACGCTCATCATCGCGGAAGAAGGAGCGTATGTCAGCTATCTGGAGGGCTGCTCCGCGCCGGTGCGCGACGAGAACCAGCTCCACGCCGCCGTGGTCGAGTTGATCGCGTTCGACAACGCCCAGATCAAGTACTCGACGGTGCAGAACTGGTACCCCGGGGATGAGAACGGCAAAGGCGGCATCTTCAACTTCGTCACCAAGCGCGGCAAATGCGCCGGCGTCAACTCGAAGATCTCGTGGACGCAGGTCGAGACGGGCTCCGCGATCACCTGGAAATACCCGGGTTGCATCCTTCAGGGCGATGGCTCGGTCGGCGAGTTCTACTCGGTGGCGGTGACCAACAACCGCCAGCAGGCGGACACCGGCACCAAGATGATCCACATCGGCAAGAACACGAAGAGCACCATCGTGTCGAAGGGGATCTCCGCCGGGAAGGGCCAGAACACGTACCGCGGCCTGGTGAAGATCATGAAGGGCGCCACCGGGGCCCGGAACTACTCCCAGTGCGATTCCATGCTGATCGGGGACCAGTGCGGGGCGCATACCTTCCCGTACATCGATGTCCGGAACAGCACCGCGATCATGGAGCACGAGGCGTCCACCTCCAAGATCGGCGAAGACCAGATCTTCTACTGCAAGCAGCGCGGCCTCTCCGCCGAGGACGCGGTGTCCATGATCGTCAACGGCTTCTGCAAGGAAGTCTTCAAGGAGCTGCCGATGGAGTTCGCTGTCGAGGCGCAGAACCTCCTCGGGATCAGCCTCGAAGGGAGTGTAGGATAA
- a CDS encoding LysE family transporter gives MLLAGRFPRYIRRLMLAAFLAGILGGIVYCLPVSAVNVEIIRRGLTGGFMAALMVSLGAIVGDAVWLTVAVGGAELIMSRLSLRVTIGGAGAALLLWLAWSAYQHSRREPELTPAERTSHGRAFAVGALLCLASPFAVVVLLAVIGSVGAGIGGGDFATRSSLYGGIFVGAVIYGLVVSGLCAWGRRFVTRRALQLVDVGAAAIFAALGLYLTWQTIHIPR, from the coding sequence ATGCTACTCGCGGGCCGCTTCCCGCGCTACATTCGGCGCCTCATGCTAGCCGCTTTCCTGGCCGGGATCCTCGGCGGAATCGTGTACTGCCTGCCCGTGAGCGCGGTCAACGTCGAGATCATCCGGCGCGGCCTCACGGGTGGGTTCATGGCCGCGCTGATGGTCTCCCTGGGCGCGATCGTCGGGGATGCCGTATGGCTCACGGTCGCGGTCGGCGGCGCGGAACTGATCATGTCCCGGCTTTCGCTGCGGGTGACGATCGGCGGCGCCGGGGCCGCGTTGCTGCTCTGGCTGGCGTGGAGCGCATACCAACATTCGCGGCGCGAGCCGGAGCTGACCCCCGCCGAGCGAACGAGCCATGGGCGCGCTTTCGCGGTAGGTGCGCTGCTATGCCTGGCGAGCCCGTTCGCTGTCGTCGTGCTGCTGGCGGTGATCGGGTCGGTCGGGGCGGGGATCGGCGGCGGCGACTTCGCCACGCGCTCGTCGCTCTACGGCGGCATCTTTGTGGGCGCGGTCATCTACGGGTTGGTGGTCTCGGGGCTGTGCGCCTGGGGCCGGCGGTTCGTCACCCGGCGAGCGCTCCAGCTGGTGGACGTGGGCGCGGCGGCCATCTTCGCGGCGCTCGGCCTTTACCTCACCTGGCAGACCATCCATATTCCGCGATGA